Proteins encoded in a region of the Raphanus sativus cultivar WK10039 chromosome 8, ASM80110v3, whole genome shotgun sequence genome:
- the LOC108823068 gene encoding signal recognition particle subunit SRP54 3 yields MVLAELGGQIASALQKMSNVTIIDEKALNECLKEITRALLHSDVSFPLVREMQNNIKKIVNLEELAAGHNKRRIIEQAIFSELCKMLDPGKPAFSPKKAKPSVVMFVGLQGAGKTTTCTKYAYYHQKKGYKPALVCADTFRAGAFDQLKQNATKARIPFYGSYTESDPVKIAVEGVDTFKKENCDLIIVDTSGRHKQEATLFEEMRQVAEATKPDLVIFVMDSSIGQAAFDQAQAFKQSVAVGAVIITKMDGHAKGGGALSAVAATKSPVIFIGTGEHMDEFEVFDVKPFVSRLLGMGDWSGFVDKLQDVVPKDQQPELLEKLSQGNFTLRIMYDQFQNLLNMGPLSEVFSMLPGAAAQMMPKGHEKESQAKIKRYMTMMDSMTNEELDSSNPKMFNESRMMRIARGSGRMVREVMEMLEEYKRLAKMWSKMKGLKIPKNGDMSALSRNMNAQHMSKVLPPQMLKQFGGMGGLQSLMKQMGSGKDMMGMFGGGKDK; encoded by the exons ATGGTTTTAGCGGAGCTCGGCGGGCAGATCGCCAGCGCCTTGCAGAAGATGAGCAACGTGACGATCATCGACGAGAAGGCTCTCAACGAGTGCTTGAAAGAGATCACTCGCGCTCTTCTCCATTCCGATGTCTCTTTCCCTCTCGTGAGGGAGATGCAGAACAACATCAAGAAGATCGTCAACCTCGAGGAGCTAGCCGCTGGCCACAACAAGCGTCGGATCATTGAGCAG gcTATCTTTAGTGAACTGTGTAAGATGTTGGATCCAGGGAAGCCTGCGTTTTCGCCCAAGAAGGCTAAACCTAGTGTTGTTATGTTCGTTGGATTACAAG GTGCTGGTAAAACGACGACGTGTACCAAGTATGCTTATTATCATCAGAAGAAAGGCTACAAACCTGCTTTGGTGTGTGCGGATACTTTCAGGGCTGGTGCTTTTGATCAGCTCAAACAGAATGCTACCAAGGCTAGGATCCCCTTTTATGGAAG CTACACGGAATCCGATCCTGTGAAAATTGCTGTTGAGGGAGTTGATACGTTTAAGAAAGAAAACTGTGATCTTATTATTGTTGACACCAGTGGTCGCCACAAACAAGAAGCTACTCTCTTTGAAGAAATGCGTCAAGTTGCTGAAGCAACT AAACCAGATCTTGTTATATTTGTCATGGACAGCAGTATTGGTCAAGCTGCGTTTGACCAAGCTCAAGCATTCAAGCAAAGTGTTGCTGTGGGAGCTGTAATCATCACTAAGATGGACGGTCATGCCAAGGGTGGTGGTGCTCTTAGCGC TGTTGCAGCGACAAAGAGTCCTGTGATATTCATCGGAACAGGAGAGCATATGGATGAGTTTGAAGTGTTTGACGTCAAACCATTTGTCAGCCGTCTCTTAG GAATGGGTGATTGGTCTGGATTCGTGGATAAACTACAAGATGTGGTACCTAAAGATCAACAGCCTGAACTTCTGGAAAAGCTCTCTCAGGGTAACTTCACGTTGAGAATTATGTACGACCAGTTCCAGAACTTACTGAACATGGGCCCACTTAGTGAG GTTTTCTCAATGCTGCCTGGAGCTGCTGCTCAAATGATGCCTAAAGGACACGAGAAAGAAAGCCAAGCCAAGATAAAGCGATACATGACAATGATGGATTCCATGACAAACGAAG AACTGGACAGTTCGAACCCGAAGATGTTTAACGAGTCAAGGATGATGAGGATAGCGAGAGGGTCAGGGAGGATGGTAAGAGAAGTGATGGAGATGTTGGAAGAGTACAAGAGGCTAGCAAAGATGTGGAGCAAGATGAAAGGGCTCAAGATCCCAAAGAATGGAGACATGAGCGCACTCTCGAGAAACATGAACGCTCAGCACATGAGTAAGGTCCTTCCTCCTCAGATGCTCAAGCAGTTTGGAGGCATGGGCGGTCTGCAGAGTCTCATGAAACAGATGGGTTCTGGCAAAGACATGATGGGTATGTTTGGTGGCGGCAAAGACAAatag
- the LOC130499215 gene encoding nucleolin 1 isoform X1 — translation MGKKSATKAEAAPGAIKATKPLKKGKREAEDDVDTKVNLKKQKKDVIAAVKKEKAVKKAPKKVESSSEDSSDSSDSEEEVKAKKVPAKKVESSSDSSDSSDSEEEVKAKKVPAKKAPAKADSSSEEDSSDDSSSDDEPVTKKATNGKVVKKTKDESSSSEEESSDEEEVAATKKPAPAAAKNGSVKAKAKAKAESSSEEDSSEEESSDEEPAAKKPAAAKPAAAAKPAAKDSSSSDDDDSEDESEDEKPAAKKAAPAAKAASSSDSSDEDSDEESEDEKPAPKKASKAAAKKESSSDESDSDESDEEETPKKKNADVEMVDAEPQQPKTPATPATGGTKTIFAGNLSFQIERTDVENFFKDAGEVVDVRFATSKDDGSFRGFGHVEFATAEAAQKALQLHGKPLLGRDIRLDVAAERGDRPAYTPQSGNGGGNFRSGGGGGGDGQKIFVKGFDASLAEDDIRHALTEHFASCGEITRVSVPMDRETGSSKGIAFIDFKEAAEKAFDLNGTEAAGGYLVVDESKPRDNSGGGGFSGGGRSGGYSGGGGYGGGGGGRFGGGRGRDGGSRGRFGGGRRGGGRGRDSGGGRGSYSKPSFSGTKTTFDD, via the exons ATGGGTAAAAAATCCGCCACCAAA GCTGAAGCAGCACCTGGTGCGATTAAGGCCACGAAACCCTTGAAGAAAG GTAAGAGAGAGGCTGAGGATGACGTGGACACCAAAGTGAACCttaagaagcagaagaaggatGTGATTGCTGCCGTCAAGAAGGAGAAAGCCGTGAAGAAGGCTCCTAAGAAGGTTGAGAGCTCCTCAGAGGACTCATCAGATTCTTCTGATTCCGAGGAAGAAGTCAAG GCTAAGAAAGTTCCTGCTAAGAAGGTTGAGAGCTCTTCAGACTCATCAGACTCTTCTGATTCCGAGGAAGAGGTTAAG GCTAAGAAAGTTCCTGCTAAGAAGGCTCCAGCTAAGGCTGATTCAAGCAGTGAGGAGGACTCATCTGACGACTCTTCTTCAGATGAT GAACCTGTAACCAAGAAGGCCACTAACGGAAAGGttgtaaagaaaacaaaagatgaGTCATCATCTTCCGAGGAGGAATCTTCCGATGAG GAAGAAGTTGCTGCTACCAAGAAACCTGCTCCAGCTGCTGCTAAAAACGGCTCTGTGAAGGCCAAGGCCAAGGCCAAGGCAGAGAGCTCTTCTGAAGAGGACTCGTCCGAGGAGGAATCTTCTGATGAA GAACCTGCTGCAAAGAAACCTGCGGCTGCTAAGCCAGCTGCAGCAGCTAAGCCAGCTGCTAAAGATTCATCATCTTCTGACGATGATGATTCCGAAGATGAATCTGAGGATGAGAAACCAGCTGCTAAAAAGGCTGCTCCTGCTGCCAAGGCTGCAAGCAGTTCTGATTCATCTGATGAAGATTCTGATGAG GAAAGTGAAGATGAAAAGCCTGCACCAAAAAAGGCTTCCAAGGCTGCTGCTAAAAAGGAGAGCAGTAGTGATGAATCTGACTCTGATGAATCCGATGAGGAAGAAACCCCAAAGAAAAAG AACGCTGATGTAGAGATGGTGGATGCTGAGCCGCAACAG CCTAAGACACCGGCAACTCCTGCTACAGGAGGAACAAAGACGATCTTTGCTGGTAATCTCTCATTCCAAATCGAAAGAACAGACGT TGAGAATTTCTTTAAAGATGCTGGCGAGGTTGTTGATGTTAGATTTGCAACGAGTAAAGATGATGGCAGCTTCAGAGGCTTTGGCCATGTTGAGTTTGCTACTGCTGAAGCTGCACAGAAG GCATTGCAACTCCACGGTAAACCCTTGCTTGGTCGTGATATTCGTCTTGATGTTGCTGCTGAGAGGGGAGACAGACCCGCATACACTCCACAAAGCGg TAACGGTGGTGGTAACTTCAgaagcggtggtggtggtggtggtgacggTCAAAAGATTTTCGTTAAGGGATTCGATGCGTCTCTTGCTGAGGATGATATCAGGCATGCATTGACTGAACATTTTGCTTCATGTGGAGAGATCACAAGGGTTTCTGTTCCCATGGACCGTGAAACTGGTTCTTCCAAAGG AATTGCTTTCATTGACTTTAAAGAAGCCGCAGAGAAGGCGTTTGACCTTAATGGTACTGAAGCGGCAGGAGGGTATCTCGTTGTTGACGAGTCTAAACCGAGGGACAacagtggtggtggtggattcAGTGGTGGTGGAAGGAGCGGAGGATACAGTGGTGGCGGTGGATACGGTGGTGGCGGCGGTGGTCGCTTTGGTGGTGGCAGAGGAAGAGATGGTGGTAGCCGTGGTCGTTTTGGTGGTGGTAGAAGGGGCGGTGGCAGAGGAAGAGACTCTGGTGGTGGCCGTGGATCATACAGCAAACCTAGTTTTTCAG GCACGAAGACTACCTTTGACGATTAG
- the LOC130499215 gene encoding nucleolin 1 isoform X2 translates to MGKKSATKAEAAPGAIKATKPLKKGKREAEDDVDTKVNLKKQKKDVIAAVKKEKAVKKAPKKVESSSDSSDSSDSEEEVKAKKVPAKKAPAKADSSSEEDSSDDSSSDDEPVTKKATNGKVVKKTKDESSSSEEESSDEEEVAATKKPAPAAAKNGSVKAKAKAKAESSSEEDSSEEESSDEEPAAKKPAAAKPAAAAKPAAKDSSSSDDDDSEDESEDEKPAAKKAAPAAKAASSSDSSDEDSDEESEDEKPAPKKASKAAAKKESSSDESDSDESDEEETPKKKNADVEMVDAEPQQPKTPATPATGGTKTIFAGNLSFQIERTDVENFFKDAGEVVDVRFATSKDDGSFRGFGHVEFATAEAAQKALQLHGKPLLGRDIRLDVAAERGDRPAYTPQSGNGGGNFRSGGGGGGDGQKIFVKGFDASLAEDDIRHALTEHFASCGEITRVSVPMDRETGSSKGIAFIDFKEAAEKAFDLNGTEAAGGYLVVDESKPRDNSGGGGFSGGGRSGGYSGGGGYGGGGGGRFGGGRGRDGGSRGRFGGGRRGGGRGRDSGGGRGSYSKPSFSGTKTTFDD, encoded by the exons ATGGGTAAAAAATCCGCCACCAAA GCTGAAGCAGCACCTGGTGCGATTAAGGCCACGAAACCCTTGAAGAAAG GTAAGAGAGAGGCTGAGGATGACGTGGACACCAAAGTGAACCttaagaagcagaagaaggatGTGATTGCTGCCGTCAAGAAGGAGAAAGCCGTGAAGAAGGCTCCTAAGAAG GTTGAGAGCTCTTCAGACTCATCAGACTCTTCTGATTCCGAGGAAGAGGTTAAG GCTAAGAAAGTTCCTGCTAAGAAGGCTCCAGCTAAGGCTGATTCAAGCAGTGAGGAGGACTCATCTGACGACTCTTCTTCAGATGAT GAACCTGTAACCAAGAAGGCCACTAACGGAAAGGttgtaaagaaaacaaaagatgaGTCATCATCTTCCGAGGAGGAATCTTCCGATGAG GAAGAAGTTGCTGCTACCAAGAAACCTGCTCCAGCTGCTGCTAAAAACGGCTCTGTGAAGGCCAAGGCCAAGGCCAAGGCAGAGAGCTCTTCTGAAGAGGACTCGTCCGAGGAGGAATCTTCTGATGAA GAACCTGCTGCAAAGAAACCTGCGGCTGCTAAGCCAGCTGCAGCAGCTAAGCCAGCTGCTAAAGATTCATCATCTTCTGACGATGATGATTCCGAAGATGAATCTGAGGATGAGAAACCAGCTGCTAAAAAGGCTGCTCCTGCTGCCAAGGCTGCAAGCAGTTCTGATTCATCTGATGAAGATTCTGATGAG GAAAGTGAAGATGAAAAGCCTGCACCAAAAAAGGCTTCCAAGGCTGCTGCTAAAAAGGAGAGCAGTAGTGATGAATCTGACTCTGATGAATCCGATGAGGAAGAAACCCCAAAGAAAAAG AACGCTGATGTAGAGATGGTGGATGCTGAGCCGCAACAG CCTAAGACACCGGCAACTCCTGCTACAGGAGGAACAAAGACGATCTTTGCTGGTAATCTCTCATTCCAAATCGAAAGAACAGACGT TGAGAATTTCTTTAAAGATGCTGGCGAGGTTGTTGATGTTAGATTTGCAACGAGTAAAGATGATGGCAGCTTCAGAGGCTTTGGCCATGTTGAGTTTGCTACTGCTGAAGCTGCACAGAAG GCATTGCAACTCCACGGTAAACCCTTGCTTGGTCGTGATATTCGTCTTGATGTTGCTGCTGAGAGGGGAGACAGACCCGCATACACTCCACAAAGCGg TAACGGTGGTGGTAACTTCAgaagcggtggtggtggtggtggtgacggTCAAAAGATTTTCGTTAAGGGATTCGATGCGTCTCTTGCTGAGGATGATATCAGGCATGCATTGACTGAACATTTTGCTTCATGTGGAGAGATCACAAGGGTTTCTGTTCCCATGGACCGTGAAACTGGTTCTTCCAAAGG AATTGCTTTCATTGACTTTAAAGAAGCCGCAGAGAAGGCGTTTGACCTTAATGGTACTGAAGCGGCAGGAGGGTATCTCGTTGTTGACGAGTCTAAACCGAGGGACAacagtggtggtggtggattcAGTGGTGGTGGAAGGAGCGGAGGATACAGTGGTGGCGGTGGATACGGTGGTGGCGGCGGTGGTCGCTTTGGTGGTGGCAGAGGAAGAGATGGTGGTAGCCGTGGTCGTTTTGGTGGTGGTAGAAGGGGCGGTGGCAGAGGAAGAGACTCTGGTGGTGGCCGTGGATCATACAGCAAACCTAGTTTTTCAG GCACGAAGACTACCTTTGACGATTAG